The Myxocyprinus asiaticus isolate MX2 ecotype Aquarium Trade chromosome 46, UBuf_Myxa_2, whole genome shotgun sequence genome includes the window CGTTGACTTCCATGCTGAAGAGTTTAAACACTGGCACTTTCTgaaaattgctgtttgtttgagcagcctgacATGCCAGtgtctgactcaaccaatggggtGGGGCAATTTAGGTTggtactatctgtttgttcactgTCAAAGTCACTGCTAAGACAAGACTCATTATTACTAGTGCTCATTCTTGCACAtccataaatattaaactttggcatgtaactcGTCCCTCAATGTTTTTGGTACAGATAAATTTGAGGGTGGGCTCTGTTGATttaggccagtaagcaaccacctagaacaacgTAGtagccacatagcaacatgctggcaaccacccacaacaccctagcatcatgacaGCAAGATTTGCAtagacaagcaccactcacattttgttaatcttcaaaaaaagaaatctaGTACTTCTGCAATACAGTGAATACAGTCAGTAGTGGCTCAGAAACTTTCACTGGACAGATTTGTTTATTGTCCCTCATTTACTAGGTCAATGTCAGCACATCACGTAAATCAGCCACAAGTGATCTTTGTTTTGTGATTAAACACACCTGGCCAATGCCTTGTATATGAAAGTACAAGACAGTAGTGAAGTTACTTAAAGGAGTTTCATTGATTATGGTTAATAATTGAAGTATGACGTCCATCATTACCTTTTTGCCCTACTTTGTTTTTGCTAGGCACATGGCACACAAAGTGTATTGTGCACGTAGAGGTTTGTCAGAGTTCACTGAACTCAGGCAGCAGTTGATTTCATTGTTCTGGTAAATTGAGAATGAGTTCCAAACCTCAGGGTGTTTCTCATCTGACATCTGCTCTACTGCAAGTCTAAAATACAAGATTATTGTTTGAGGTGAACTTAAATATTCTGTTTGTGTTGTTAatagaatagtttacccaaaatgtaaattggtatcatttactcaccctcatgttgttccaaacacattttttcttctgatttcttctgtggaacgcaaaaggagatatttggtAGAATGTTAGCCAGGGTGTACATTTTGACAGAATATTTAAGGTTAACTTTGTCTTTGAAGGAAAAGCAATATTAGTTTAGATTTTATAATATTAGATAATCATTTAAATTACTTAGAGTAGAAGTGGGATATATTTATGCGGTCAATGTGTTTTCATTCATGTGATTTATATCAGTCTGGCTCATGGACAAAAGTTTGATCCTGTCGGCTTGTGGTATTTTTAACAGGTTAAAAGCTAATGTTACATGTGTTGTCCTGTTTGTTTACCCTAACAACCTACAACACAAATTGGTGACCATTCCTGCCACAAGAAGAACAGATGAACTgagcatagatagatagatagaggtgTGTGTTTGccatgatttttaaaataatagaaattaTATTTGGATGCTTATTTACTTATTATTTGTTCTAATATCTACAGCTTATAGGATACAATGAGAAGCCCATCAGCCTGCAGATGTTCATCGGGACGGCAGACGAGCGTTACATCAGGCCACACCTGTTCTATCAGGTGCACAGGATAACAGGGAAAACCGTAGCGACGCCCAGTCAAGAGACAGTGATCGCCAACACCAAAGTTCTTGAAATTCCTCTCCTGCCTGAAAACAACATGTCTGCCAGGTACTTGTTGGAAAAACCTCTGATTTACATGAACCCTGCCCTGCATGCATCAGAGAGAGAGCATTTTTGCATAAATAATGTACCGACATGGTTGAGCGTTTAGCCTTTGGATCGGAAAGATGGGAGCTGTTAATGGAAAATATGGGAtatttagtagaggttttaaggcTTTAAATAGAAATTAGAATTTtccatattttgaaatataaatagTGTTTTGTGTAAGTCCAAGTTAAATTTATTGTCTCATTAATGCATTAGAGATGGTATTGAAATTACCTATTATATCGGTCTTTTGGTTTCAAACTTAAAACTGTCATtaccaccacagaattctattaaacacaatacagaatttgagatgtgctggaaatgtcaTTGTGGTCATCACAGGAGACCaaaaaatctcctgtgatgcatgtacataaactgttagacatttttagttgtcaaataaaattgtgttaaaaaatgtttaacgagactttactttctagaaatccataGTGCTAAGTGCCCGATGTTGAAGAAACCCCCTTGCAgggaaataattttataaaatgaaagagAATCTAATTGACTGGAATATCAAATGGATGTATTTTACCATCTTTCTTTGAAAGCATTGACTGTGCTGGAATCCTGAAGCTGCGGAACTCAGACATCGAGTTGCGGAAAGGAGAAACGGACATCGGCCGTAAGAACACACGTGTGCGTGCTGTATTCCGTGTTCAGATCCCTCAGCACAATGGAAAAGTGCTGTCACTGCAGGTGGCTTCTGTACCCATAGAATGCTGTGAGTATTTTCTttactgtgttgatgtatttcctattgaaacaggagcTGTAGCACTAATGGGACAAAGGAAAAACATTATCAAAATGTATTGATAAACGATTCCTTGGCAATTTACTATTGTCTTTCCCTGTGCGCCAGCTCAACGCTTAGCTCAAGAGCTTCCCCAGATCGATAATTTCAGTCCCGCCTGTGGATCAATGACTGGAGGAGAGGAGATGACAATCACTGGCCCAAATATCAACCCAGAGTCAGTAGTCATCTTCCAAGAAAAGGGCTCTGGTAagggatgctttttaaattaattaattagaatGTAGATAATTATACTCGCAACTTGTTTCTCTGCTCTCATTTGAAGCTGTTTTTAGATCAGTAgttttgcaataagttttggatgtcaatttgttttgtaaaaacaaaagagTCTTTGTATCATCCTTTTTCCATTCCAGATGGTAAAACACAATGGGAGGCTGAAGTGAAAGCTATACCAGAAAAGAGTACAAATGTAAGAACAGTATGCTATTAAGTTTGTAGTAAAGAACTTTTACTTTACATGCAAATGCCTTTGAGATCTataactggatttttttttcaacttcagGTTTTTAGTAATGTGGacttaaagaaaaacaaaaagaaaaagtatcttttagttatcaaaaaaaaaaaaaaaaaatcaacccttGGGACATGAAAtttcccaaagttgaagaaacacccaattaCAGGTGTATGTCTCTGCAATTCTTATGTGTTCCCTTTCCTGTTTAGAGAAGCATAGTGGTGAAGATTCCTCCGTATCACAAGAAAACCATGGTTTCCTCCACCCAGGTGCAGTTCTCAGTCAGCAATGGCAAGAGGAAGAAAAGTGCCTCACAGTTCTTCACCTATCTTTCAGGTAATAGTCCTTCTCATTATATAGTACTAGTCTCATAGGGAGCATCAGCATTAAGTCTAGTCGCACTTATTCATGTCGAGAACTGTCTGGAAGAGTCTGTCTGACCAACGTGTCAAACCACCAACCACAGTTCACATTTATACGTGGCGTTTAGGGGTGGGTAAATCTGAAATCgatgataccacaataatagaatGGAATGCAACAAAATGGTACCTTGTTCAATGCAGCAGTCTCAACAAATGGCTGCACAGAGAACAAAAAGATATTAGCAGAAGATGTTGTAGATGTATGATTCTAAATTCAGTCATGAAATTCTACATCCCAGTCTGAAAGGTCCTTTGATTCATAGGTCCTTTGAACATAATCTGAGAATTTGCATGGTgcagctgataggtcctttgacatgtaagctgttagccaatcaactttcGTACCCCCTATTTTTCTAGCATTTAAATGGCCTCAGTTGTTTACAGGTTAGCCGGAATAACTGCAGCACGCTACAAGAGTTTTCTTTCTGAAAGCCTCCTCCTCCTCAGCACCACAGGTCTAGATCTGCTTAACAGGGATttaatgtctaattgtgcagcagcagcagcaagttGTACATGCTCAACACAGCATGTCTGTGTTCTTTAAAGTAGCAAGTCTTTGTACTTgctcagcagcagcagcgtaagcggatctagtccgccaagaccaaacctaGCAACATGTCATATCCATTTTAACACCTTAAATCTAttccaagagttgtcatgacttaACTGAATTTGCATCAGTCCATAATAAATAGGTACCAATTATTTTATGGACATATAACTTGCAATATgcagttgtgagatatctcaccatgTTAAGTGCCTCCAACAAAACTCTTGAATACCTTTCAAAGATTTAAAACTATGAACCTCTTAAATTTTTCCTCAAAGTGCTCACTGTAGCTGCCCCGTTCCTTGTATTGGTGGTTTTGTCTCCCAGAAATTGTGTACAAGCCAGTCAATCTGGTTAGAGATTGCAATTTTGGAAATCTCTTGTCAGTTGTGTGAAGTATGGGTGTATTGTCAGACTGTTGGAAAACTGGTCTGAATTTCAGTTTCATTTGGTAAAGAtcatacaatatatacatttttaaatgcattgagAAGTTAGGAAATGTTCAAAAAAGCTCCTAAAGTGAATGTATAAAGTGTTGTTCATCCTCCTTCCAAGCAGTGCAGGTAAAACAGGAGTTTGGTATGGGGACGGATCTTGCCACCAATGATCTTGCAAGGCAAAATCCCACCACCTCCCCAGCAGGCTTCATCACCACTGGGGATCCAATAACATCTGAACAGGCCCAGCCCCTTGAGCAGTGGCTGCTGTCTGGAGGATCAGTCTGTGCTCCATCTTCAACTCATATCAGTTACTCACCTCAGGATTCTTCATATCTGAACCACCCTCATCTTCCAGACAGCAGTCTTAGTGCTGGAGAAGACCTCCACACCATGTTCTACCACCCATCAGTGGACTTCACCAAGTCTTCATACCAGAAACCTCAAGAGAACCTTTCTTACAAAGGACAACCGAATCTTCCCATTGACAGTGGCTTACTGCAAGGTGGCGAGTCATCCCAAATCTTTATCGAGCAACCAAGGTCTCAACTAGGCAAAGAATACCAAGGAATGCCTTTAGAAAAAGGCCATAATCTTCACCACCTTGGCCCCTCCTTAGCATCCAACCTGTCTGTGTTAACTAGCCCAACTGTTGATAGATCTGGTCTGCGCCCTGTGGAGCTGATGCAATTCCCACAGTCCTCCTCGTCCCAGGTGCCTCCTCATCGTCATCACTCCACTCTTGCTACAGTGCCTTCTATCTCATCATCTACCAGAGAGTGCTTGAAGGACCCTCAATCCATCAAAGGTACATCTCACCAGGTAGCCAGAAAAAGTGCAGACCCATTGGGTTACAGTATGTCACAAGGTGGAGAAAGCCTTAATGTTAAACAGGAACCAGATGAAGAGAAAGAGCTAACCTTTCAGACCACAGGACTGCAGGATATCACTCTTGATGATGGTAAGGATATAAAGAGAACAGTTTTACAGAATGCTTCAGCCTCAACAGAAGTTAAGCTTTATTGACAGTATCTGAGAATAATTTAGACTACAGTAAtccactaacaatggaagtcttGGGGGCAAGgcattgcataataaatgttaaaatatgcagtagcaaaagtatagtcacaagacttaAACTAGCatcataaaatcacatactagccttgtctgtgcaaagttatttGGAAATATCCAATATATCAACTCCTGTTGTGTCCATTTCAAGCTGGCAAGCATTTATTTTCATATGATACGTACAAAAATACCAGAAAGAAACTGTTTGGCCAACCACACAAATTAAGTTCATCCCCCTAGAAACGTAACCACTAAAAGGATGTTTTAGATATCTTTACAGATCAAATACCACACATTTATGTACTGAAGATGTAATATGAGCACATTAGCAAAAATACAAGCTGaacacttttgcactgatgacaAAATTGGGGTCACGCGCACTGTGCTCGAGACGTAGCGGCACACAGAAAACCAAAGGATAATTTGGCCTTTTGTCATAAATATTTTGGTCTGTATTCCCAGAAAAGAGAgactatatattttaaatgtgtagatCTGCTAAAAGTGAATATTGTCAACATGGTGTACACTTACTTGTATATAGCtttaaagctaacagacatgaactaaaagccacaaaactttgattttgatttaattgGGTCTTTAAACCCTTCAGAATGCTTTGCCCATAGacattcattgtaagtgcattgcagtaaacatgattttggtcgtgtgggacgagtcgaaataattttctgtggtaatcaatagcGTGCCACTGAAAGTCCTTCATTAGCGACACCAGAATATAGCTGTTAACATTTTCTCACCTCAATGCCAAACCCGTTTACTACAGACTATATTATCTGTTTGCATGCAATACACACTTTTGATTGTGCCTCATGTTGAGCTAATGACTTACTGCAAGCTGCATTAACAAAATGTCTGCTAGCTTTGCACCATATGCTAGATGGGATTTTTGTTTACTCTCAAGGAAAACTAGCAGCTGCCACCGCTAGTGTCTGGAAGCCTGTTTAGTTTGGGCCTAATTATAGTCCACAGTCCCGCGGTGCATTGGGAAAGAGGATACTGGCATTGCATAGAGTTACCCAAAAGAGCTAAATATACCACGGAGGCTAATCCACCGCCAGATTTGCATAGCTCTGTTGTGACAGTCTTGCATAGTTTGCATAAGATATTGCTTCCATTAGCTTGGAAGGAGACCTTAACCTTGCAAATAACCTTGACTGAACTTGACCTTTGTTCATGAAGGTATCCCTTCTGTATTTTCTGTATATCCCTTCTGCCTTCcctatatataatataacttGATTTCAGATGTATttaaaattttatgttttaatttaatataagtaattacttattattttatttaaatataaaacatatgtaaggaatttatttaattacaagtactatttttaaatgtattaaaatttatttaattatttaaatttaagaacaataattattatttattaatataacacTTTCATTACTATTGTGATgataatatatgtatattaacaattatcatttatgttaataattaacattaactttttaaagattattttaattaatagaatctcttttaataaaataataatttaaatatacaaattataTGAAATTTTATATATTAGAAATATTAATTAGAAATatcttatttaatttataaataaaaccaaaacagtatgtgtatttttgtttgtggTATACTCCTTTTTACCTGGCCCACCGTCACCGCGTCTCAACAGCACTTTTCCGTGTTGGAGAGGACAGGTGCAGTGGACTGGAATACCCCTGTTGAGTGAGTGCTGTTGTCCGGCATCATGCTCCCTTCATTGccggtgtgtgtgcgtgcgtgtgtgtgtgcgtgtgtgtgtgtaaccctGCACGTGTGTTGTTTTTCACCTACACTCGAACAGATTCATTTCCAAATGCGCACAGCTTCCTTTTCTGTCTATGATATATTTATAGCCCACACTGTATACTCTCGTTTCCCGTTTCgtactgatcatgcatgccatgTTTTAAATAGCTTGTGTATTTAAAGTGTATTATGGACATTATATAggctttttacattacatttgaatTCATAAGAATGGCTGCATTTTAAGACTTCTGTAGTAATAGTAATTCAATTtcagcctttgtggtttaataccACCCATGCAAGTTGTGAAGTGTAAAATGATGCTGTGCACAAGCTTAAGCATGCTCTAAATTAAAGTAAGAGCTGCGGGGAAACACCAGCGATTATGTATAACACTGTCCTCAGATTGACTATAAATGGAAGAAAATGAAATGTTGCTCATTCATCACTCTTTCCATGAtttaaactgaattgcaaaaatgtgcctaggttatatttcaccccaaaatctaaagaaaagcaaaaaagaaattataatctgcaaaaagaaaatgaagcatatttcTAGGACCATAAAGATTGTTTTgaccataaaaattaattatttttattttatgaatttattttgttttataaataacaaatatatttatttatgttactATTCTAAATGTTGATTCTCATttgattcttattactgtaatatgtatgttttttattgtaaaaatgatttaaaaaaaaatctgcataaattaaacacagttaaaaaaatactaccatgatatataaatgctattaaaataatatcgtaatttttttttctgcatatgGTGCacctgtcacaatgcaaaaaatcatagtggtcctaaaaataagcttatttttctttaagcaaaatataatttcttatttctgtcttttaattttgggatgaaatatgacccggacatgttcCTGAAAGGTTTCATTGGATTCACCCTTAAAAATCTGTTCTCATATGTTTGTTCTCTTTGCAGTAAGTGAGATCATTGTCAGAGACTTGTTCGAAATTCCAGACTCAGAGGATACCAACAGTGTGCCATAGCTCCACTCTCATGGGCGATGGGTCCCACAGATCACAAAATTAATCTTCCACAGGACTTTAGTACTGCAACCATTAGTGAACTGATTAACAGAAGCATGGACATCTCATTATAACTGCTTTGACTGCGGAAGTCTCTTCCATCATACATTTACTGCACCTGTGGAAAAGACGTTTATTATGAGCAATACCATTAGGATTTTAAACATTGTTAAACTGGGCATGTAAAATGTACTTTCAAATGTACAAGTCCGTTTGTGCCTTAACCTGACATGCCTTTTATCCTATTTGAATGTTTCAGTTGTGTTTAGTTGTCTCTTAATTTGGATTTTTAATGTAGTTGAAAAATCCAAATCTATTCTTGTACGGTTTTAGATGATTaattatgaaaaagaaatatACATCAGCATGTAGCATATGAGAGAGTCCAATGTTTCTGTTAGCTGAGTTTCACTTTAATCCACTGTGATACCTGTTTGACATCTCAATAGATTATTTTCTCATGCTTTTTATCATTGCTCAATAGTTTTTCAAAATGAAATTGTATTTATGAATTTTTACTGAACATAAAAGAGGTTTTGTGACATTTTGCGTGAGTGACCTTTTATTCGCAGTAAAAGTTTTTGTGTATCGCAACCCCTTTCGACATTTATTCACGTGCAAGTGATGAATTATCAATATTGAAGTTTTCTTacgttaaaatgctaattcttgatatcaggaagggaattactactagtgaaagtgcTTATTTGTGATATTAGTCATTACTTTTGCACTAGCAAAAACAGTATAAAAACGTCATCACAGAAAATGAATTTTACTAATAGAATTTcaaaatgatctgtcattcacacctattcaaaacagaattacagatatctataattaattccAAATACACGTActccttactagtaaaaataataatttttatatcaataattatattattactaGTGCAAATTTCCATTTCAGACATgaacaaaatgcttttttttttttttatctgtaattgGGTTATCACAAGTGGCAGTGTTAATTTCATATGTCTGTGTTGTGTTTATAGATAGTAGGAACGACTTTTAAAATAGCTTTAATCATTCTTctatttattgatatctgaaatcccaaatctaacatgttgaaatgcattttcactagttgtaattctattttttcatttcaacataaggctgggcatagaaatgcatcaattcatcgactacaaactcttcagacatgtttagtaagatctgttctctgttttgtgtgcagctgtgttgtgttctgttgtcactaatgctgtggaggacctgtttttagataaacaaaacaagttttcgcttgaacgccccaatgtcacgagggggctgcatgaactgttgttctcatgccctatcataaacgcacacaggagatcaacggtcaatgAAAATTTTcgctaaataatacattaaatttcagattgtttctcaccaacccttatcgtatgcttttataacaatcacgagtctcatggaataatttattagacttctgaattatacttttgtgttcttttgaagcttgaagatgtacCATAAACTGcctttgtgtgacatcactgagtacaacattttttcccccacaatttctccctttgtgttaagaaaaagaaagtcatgtagggttaacaacacaggggtgactaaacaatgactgaatttttattttagggtgaactatatctttaagatCTGTAATTCATGTCCAacatgtgattaaatgtcaaaagggcttgccaTATTTTATGGACTTTAAAAAATGTGCTAAGGGATGTATAAATAGATGTAtttaatgtgctatataaatatacaagcatatatatatatatatatatatatatatatatatatatatatatatatatatatatatatatatattaaaggtttaaatgtttaaaaattatttaagatTTAAAGATTTAATTAAGAAACAAATctacattttgaaataaaaatagtttttaaagtttgataaaatattaaaatattataatatactataatatggtttcactgtacattttttgCAAGCGTAATTCATTTTAGACATGCTTAGCGGCCGTGAACGTTTCGTATTTGTTTACATGAGAAACCCCGCCCTTCAAGTTGACTCGAAACCACCGGAAGTTTGCGTCATGACGTCCAATGCAACGGAAACAGATACGAGAGATAGAGACTACCAGAAACAGCCAGAGAAACAGATCCAAATATGATATTCCACAGCTTTACATAAAGACCGCAGGTGTCAAACTGTTAGTCGAATATCAGAGGACACATATACGGACTGTCTCATGAGTTTATGAAACTATCTGTTGAGTTTTTAATCCGGGTAACCATTACGTAGCTGAAGCAGATTAGCTCTCGTGC containing:
- the LOC127436285 gene encoding nuclear factor of activated T-cells, cytoplasmic 3-like isoform X2, whose translation is MTTNYSEELDFRLIFGETSHNHNLHQSSLGHTESRLDDDANCYPLFASGSHHPTVQQDSCSSQLYAAPHPGSVQPMESPSRVFDCPSIQITSISTNCHQDLGIHQLDQLAGACGEGGAGSLSRDQLFPLPLDPSYRDSSSLCPSPCSSLSSRSWLSDASSCESFSHVYDDVEAELNEAAARVRLASPLVSPLVSPLPSPLTSPQASPQVSPLVSPFGSPSCLAAYGDDPWYRYQQQQQQHLQYQYAQSLSPYQSPRTSVTEDSWLNPRPHSSSSRPSSRPTSPCGKRRHSSAEVIPGLASPHLSPNATPSHSPRGSVTEETWLGGATFAPYQTFPLDIDIPSKTRRTYHTNHNQDQVSLLPGQENSGLQDQDLANPSLNSGIAVSLPSLKKEDIVEHFLAVPTHFPWAKPKQVNTPLYRSTSLPPLDCPLPSQFGQYELKIEIQPKSHHRAHYETEGSRGAIKSDCGRHPVVKLIGYNEKPISLQMFIGTADERYIRPHLFYQVHRITGKTVATPSQETVIANTKVLEIPLLPENNMSASIDCAGILKLRNSDIELRKGETDIGRKNTRVRAVFRVQIPQHNGKVLSLQVASVPIECSQRLAQELPQIDNFSPACGSMTGGEEMTITGPNINPESVVIFQEKGSDGKTQWEAEVKAIPEKSTNRSIVVKIPPYHKKTMVSSTQVQFSVSNGKRKKSASQFFTYLSVQVKQEFGMGTDLATNDLARQNPTTSPAGFITTGDPITSEQAQPLEQWLLSGGSVCAPSSTHISYSPQDSSYLNHPHLPDSSLSAGEDLHTMFYHPSVDFTKSSYQKPQENLSYKGQPNLPIDSGLLQGGESSQIFIEQPRSQLGKEYQGMPLEKGHNLHHLGPSLASNLSVLTSPTVDRSGLRPVELMQFPQSSSSQVPPHRHHSTLATVPSISSSTRECLKDPQSIKGTSHQVARKSADPLGYSMSQGGESLNVKQEPDEEKELTFQTTGLQDITLDDVSEIIVRDLFEIPDSEDTNSVP
- the LOC127436285 gene encoding nuclear factor of activated T-cells, cytoplasmic 3-like isoform X1, which translates into the protein MTTNYSEELDFRLIFGETSHNHNLHQSSLGHTESRLDDDANCYPLFASGSHHPTVQQDSCSSQLYAAPHPGSVQPMESPSRVFDCPSIQITSISTNCHQDLGIHQLDQLAGACGEGGAGSLSRDQLFPLPLDPSYRDSSSLCPSPCSSLSSRSWLSDASSCESFSHVYDDVEAELNEAAARVRLASPLVSPLVSPLPSPLTSPQASPQVSPLVSPFGSPSCLAAYGDDPWYRYQQQQQQHLQYQYAQSLSPYQSPRTSVTEDSWLNPRPHSSSSRPSSRPTSPCGKRRHSSAEVIPGLASPHLSPNATPSHSPRGSVTEETWLGGATFAPYQTFPLDIDIPSKTRRTYHTNHNQDQVSLLPGQENSGLQDQDLANPSLNSGIAVSLPSLKKEDIVEHFLAVPTHFPWAKPKQVNTPLYRSTSLPPLDCPLPSQFGQYELKIEIQPKSHHRAHYETEGSRGAIKSDCGRHPVVKLIGYNEKPISLQMFIGTADERYIRPHLFYQVHRITGKTVATPSQETVIANTKVLEIPLLPENNMSASIDCAGILKLRNSDIELRKGETDIGRKNTRVRAVFRVQIPQHNGKVLSLQVASVPIECSQRLAQELPQIDNFSPACGSMTGGEEMTITGPNINPESVVIFQEKGSDGKTQWEAEVKAIPEKSTNRSIVVKIPPYHKKTMVSSTQVQFSVSNGKRKKSASQFFTYLSAVQVKQEFGMGTDLATNDLARQNPTTSPAGFITTGDPITSEQAQPLEQWLLSGGSVCAPSSTHISYSPQDSSYLNHPHLPDSSLSAGEDLHTMFYHPSVDFTKSSYQKPQENLSYKGQPNLPIDSGLLQGGESSQIFIEQPRSQLGKEYQGMPLEKGHNLHHLGPSLASNLSVLTSPTVDRSGLRPVELMQFPQSSSSQVPPHRHHSTLATVPSISSSTRECLKDPQSIKGTSHQVARKSADPLGYSMSQGGESLNVKQEPDEEKELTFQTTGLQDITLDDVSEIIVRDLFEIPDSEDTNSVP